The genomic window TTGGGGACTGTGGGAGGTCCTTGACGACTTGGAAACAACCACTGCTGGCGGGGAATTCTTTTACCTGCGCGTTCTGTAGAATGTTGTTGACCAAGACCACTCGCCGCCGGGCATTAAGCAGCTTCTTCACGTAGGGGTCGAGGTCCAGGGCCACCTTCTGATCCTCATTGATCCGGCACAGTTCtgggggatggaaggaaggagcagCGAACACCACATGGTTCCCTTCCTGCTCCTAGGGAGAGCAGGCTGGTAAATGGGATTTAAACACGCCTGCACCCACGTGGGCCGGCCACTAGAACCCCGGAAAGCAGAATCCACCGCAGCCTCGCAAGCGCACGCCCGAAGCCCACCCCGAGCTCGGCTAAACGTGAGGCCCTAGAAGTGCGCTGCAGGGTCGCTGGTCCACGGGGTGCTTACTCACCAGAAGCTAGGTTGTCAATCTGTTCTCGTAGTTCTACCTGGCTCTCTCTGCAAAGAGGTACGGGACCCACACTGTCAGTTACCGGGACTCGAAAAACCCACTCCCTCAGCGACTCCCCAAGTGCGGGCAGACGCCACCACCACCGCCCGGCAGCCCCGCCTTTCCCTCCAGTCCCACGCGAGACTCGCCCCCTTCCTGCACAAGCCCCGCCCCGTCCGATACAGCACTactcgtcctcctcctcccctccccccatgaggAGAGgctcggccccgccccgccccgtcccTCCCTCTCGGACCTGACGGCGTGGACGTGAGAGTCCAGCTGCTGCACAGCCGGTCGCAGGAACTCGAGGAGCCCCTCGGCGAAGAGGTCGCGGCCTGCGGGACCCGCCACTGGAGTCCCTGCCCCGGACACAGAGGCGGAACTAGCCGCCGCCATTACGAGCATTCCTTCCGCCCGGATCGTGCCGCGCGGGCCGCCGGGAACTGGAGTCGCGCTGACGTgggccaccagggggcgcctgggagcTGCGGGCTGGACGCTGCCTGGGGACTTCTGGGAAACCGAGTCTCCGCGACCCGGGCGGCGCGGGCCGGGCCGACGTGCAGTTCCTTGGAGGTCCCGGAGAAGCGGTGTTGGGGGGCGTCTCCAGACCTCGGGGGTGGAAGGAGCCATCTTGGGGGCGGCTGTCTTGGGTGTTCTGCAAAGGTGAAAAAGGGAGTGCTTGTCTCTCTGGTTGCGCTTAGCCTCCCGTGCTACCCAGATTGTATTCATCGTGTGTATAGTCTCCTATTTCCGACTTTGCGAATGTGCTTTTTGATGGCACTGTAGTGTCTACAGAGGAAGCAGGAATAATATTAAGTcttaaaagggaatgaaatcgTTACACATGCCGCCATGTGGATGATCCTtggagactatgctgagtgaactaagcaGAGCGCGACAAATACTGTCTGGTTATTGCATAAGTGCCCAGAGCAGTGAAATTCATGGAGATCAAATGTGCTTTTGGTTCTTCCTCAGAACAGGGTTGCCAGGGGAGTTACTGCTTAATGGGTAGAGTTTCAGTGCAGGATGATGAAGTTGTTCTAGAGATGAGTAATGATGACACAGTAATGTGAATttgcttaatgccactgaactgtacagttaaaaatggtttaagtcgtaaattttatgtgtattttgccacagtAAAGCAAAATTTAAACCCTACATgtgtttccatattttcattttttctttcctttaaaaagtttccTTAGTTTTGTTGTGATTTTCACGGCTTTCCTGAGTTTACCGTCTTGTTGAATTCTCAACCCAAGGCACAGTGTCTTAAGCTCTGGGGTGTTCCAGTGGCTCACAGTCTTGTGGCCATGGGGTAAGGTGTGTGTGGAAATGCTTCTGGAGGGCAAAGGGGTCCCCAGAGATAAGTGGCACCAGACTGTTGAGCCTTGAGCTTCATCCTcaggaatgaaaggggagaggtgtTTAAATCACTgtgggagggcgcctgggtggctcagttggtcaagtgactgccttcagctctggtcatgatcctggggtcctgggatcaagtagcTCATGGGGAAGGGggtccctgctcaccggggagcctgcttctctctctccctctgcctctccccctgcttgtactctccctttcatgctctctgtcaaataaataaattaaaaaaatttttttaaaagattttatttatttgacagagatcacaagtaggcagacaggcaggcatagagaggaggaagcaggctccccgctgagaagaaagcccgatgcggggctctatcccaggaccctgagatcatgacccaagccgaaggcagaggctttaacccactgagccacccaggcgccccaagacctgGGCCTTATTCTTAACGTAATCGCAGTTCCAACCTCCCCCAGAAACGGAGTCTTAACTGGTGAGTCAGGAATTGTCTAGTCAGCACCAGTAAGGCAATCTATCACAAgggccctctccatccccccacacccccagaggAAGGTGAGGTCAGCTGCAGGCCAAGACCCgtctgcctcccctgccccctcaagGGAAGGTGACCTCGCCCAGAGCAGTCCTTTCTTTTACCAAGAACTTTTTGCCTCACCCTCCTTCCTCCAAACCCTTCCCCGCCGACGGCTGCTCAGAGCTCCCCTCTCCTTGCTCGGCGGTGTGGTTCTTGGTTCATGAATTGCTTAATAAAACCAATCAGATCTCCATATTTACtcagctgaattttgttttttaacaggtTTTACAGAAACTCTGAAATCCGGTAACAGCGTGAAGGTCAGTGCTGGCTAAATTActgattctttaaatgtttatcaaATTCCAGGTATCCTGGCACCAGGTGTTTGGGGAAGAAAAGCCCTCCCGCTTGCGCTCTGTAACACAGCAGTGGCCCTCCTGTTCTGGACTGTTCTACAGAGGCTGCAGGAGGTCGTAAGAACGGCCCCATTCTccggggcactggggtggctcagttagcatctgccttcctctgtcttgggctcagatcaggatcctggggtcctgggacccgAGGAtctgtctggttccctgctcagcgggaagtcctcttctctctctttctccctctacccctcccccctgctcatgctctccctgcctctctctctttctctctctctcaaatctctctcaagtaaacacattaaaaaaaaaaaaaaccaactctgcCCTCTATCCTGGGTCCCCTGAGCGGTGCTGAGGTGAACCCACCCCCCTCTTGCTGGTCCTAAGGAGGCGCCACAGGGAGTTGTCCTGGCTCAGGTGGCACAGCCCCACCGTGCCCTTTGACCTGCAGACTCGGtgtgcccccccccaacccaatggggagcctgggtggggcagggggctaTCAAGGTTCTCAGAGGCCCTGCTATACCTGGGAAGGGGGGCCTGAGAGTCTGGTCCAGGTAAGAACAGGGATTCACTCATCCCGCACCCCCCACCTTTCTGGAAGGTCAGAAGTTGGTTTAGGGAGCCCAGCAACACTTTAGTggtggagccaaaggcagcagccctgggctgggtgtGGAAGGGGCTAGAGCGGGCAGTGAAGCCTGGGATTCCAGCTTTTCCCCTGAAACTGGTGCTTCTAGAGAGTTCCTGTCCCCGCATGTCCCACGGATGGGTTTCCTGGTCAGACCTCGATCTGGTTTAGACTCCAGGACTCCATTTATCACAAAGGAACCAGAAGCTGAGGGTGGTCCTGGCCTTGGCAGCTCTACAGAGCATGAGAAGGCCGCAGAGGCCTGTCCTTTTATCTTTCTAGTTTTGCcccatctcttctcccttctcaggtTGCTACCTggcttttcccagaaatgaaATTCCTTTAGAGGAGGTACTTACAGTTTGTTAAAGagcaaaaattcaactgagtaaatctGGAGATCTGATTGGCTTTATTAAGCAATTCATGAACCAAGAACCATATCgcctgtaagggcctacttagccagagtgcgccattttgttgtttatgcaataAACTtagattgaggggcgcctgggtggctcagtgggttaagcctctgccttcggctcaggtcacgatcccagggtcctgggatcgagccccacatcgggctctctgctcggcagggtgcctgcttcctcctatctctctgcctgcttctctgcctacttgtgatctctgtctgtcaaataaataaataaaatctttaaaaaaaaataaaataaacttagattgaccctgccccctcccccagaggaacttacttagaaacaagtctgggaaaccagtaaaatatgactgaccagcccctgataacagaggCCATATACCAGGACGCGTCAGGTCAGcgggaggtaacagagcccagaatacaaaaatgagttaagccaggtggagacatccaatcaggaaagcacctccctaaccacccaagaatgtgggccctgcctttcgggcgccttttgggcaccaattctgaccagagtggtaggctagttcaaatagctactgtGGGGGGAATTGTAATTCAGCcgcctgtgtgtggccaggctcgaCCACATGGCCTtcgctctataaaagttagtctgtgaggctgggaggggtcgcctctttgcaagagacggccctggccggtcagtttgattctcgatgcttggcgcgaaataaagctttgcttgaccttcgctttgtatcagtctcgtcctttgaccatggacccaacaccGCGGAGCAAGGAGAGGGGAGCTCTGAGCAGCCGTCGGCGGGGAAGGGTTTGGAGGAAGGAGGGTGAGGCAAAAAGTTCTTGGTAAAAGAAAGGACTGCTCTGGGCGAGGTCACCTTCCcttgagggggcaggggaggcagacGGGTCTTGGCCTGCAGCTGACCTCACCTTcctctgggggtgtggggggatggagagggcccTTGTGATAGATTGCCTTACTGGTGCTGACTAGACAATTCCTGACTCACCAGTTAAGACTCCGTTTCTGGGGGAGGTTGGAACTGCGATTACGTTAAGAATAAGGCCCTGGTTTGGTGACTTGGCCCAAGTGCCTCTGTTTGGGCATTAAACAGGTTTAAGCAGAATTTAACAGGTTAAAGTGCAAAGGATAAAGCTTTAGGCATTTTGGAAGAGCTCATtttgatgtggttttggaatataggtgaggttcagtggggtgaggtccggagccaatgaccaagaaagaattcttgagacatttttggtgcaaaatggtggtttattaaaacacggggacaggaccccagCGGCAGAAAGAGCCTCTGCCCCGGGGCTGTGAGGGGGTGCTGATTATATACTGGGGTCAGGGGGAGGTAAGAAGAAAAGGGAGGTTTTGAGAACGAACTTCCGTAcattaaagaagactcacaggataccgGAGGCCTTGCTATCATCAAGTTCAGGTCATTTCCCCTCTTGTAAGGCACTGACaagacagttgggagcttcctggactAACGTTACATTCCTCTTACCACACATCCTTATCAATGGACTGTGGGTTTAAAAGATACTcaatttgggtgcctgggtggctcagtgggttaagcctctgccttcggctcaggtcatgatcccggggtcctgggatcaagccctgtatcgggctctctgctcggcggggagcctgcttcctcctctctctctgcctgcctctctgcctacttgtgatctctgtcaaataaataaataaaatcttaaaaaaaaaaaagatactcaatttgatttacatttccttctgcctcagtgtccctcaattttatggaggggagggtgatgttagggcttcaggaaacTGAGTTATGAgtctctggaagttaggctaCTGGTAAGAAAGCTTcttcctttctgagggaggctcaggtcttgtaggattgtgatctctacaagGTAActatctgtttttcctttagggcagccaggagtgcctgaggaaggTCACACAAGTCACGTGGTGGGGAGGTTCCGCAGGTGTCAGCTTCAGCTTTGTCCGCTGCCTTTTGTCCCATCCTGTTTCACCCAAGACTTCCAGATTCCAATTCCACCTCCCATCACTGTGTCTTTTGGGTTCTGAGAATTCAACTCCATTTAGCACCACCTCCCCGGAGACAGCGTCAGATCCCACAGATGACGCGTTCAGTCCCACAGGACCACCTCCCCACCTTCAGACACCAGCTGCAAGCCCAGCTTGTCCCCTGTGCCTCTGGCTGACCGGGTGCAGACTGGAGGGTCCCACCACCCCCTCCGTGGGTGCAGGTCATTGGCTACAGCGACTCTCGGATGGCAGAGAAGCATTTTCCTTACTAGGATGCTGGTTTATTGGGAAAGGACAGAGCTCAGGAGCAGCAGGTGGGAGAGACGCAGAGGGCAGGTAcctgtgggaaggagcagagagcatCCGGCGCTCACCAACCCTGAGGCTCCCTGAACCCCGTCCTTCATTACCCAGACGTGATGGCTTCCTTGGCCACTGGGGATGggacctccagcccctctctcctgGAGGCTGGGGTGTGGATGGGACGAGGGGACTGGAggtcccaacacagggctggttCCCTGGCGATCAGCCTCCCACTTTAGGCTACCTTGGGGCTTTTAACAGAACAATAGGCCCTTTATTGCTCTCATCACAAGAATTTTCCgggttttaggagttctgtgccaGGAGAAGACCAGATACatcttcctctcccccatccattccttccttccctcttttctctttcttgattttatttatttcagagagcgtggggcaaagggagaggaggaggaagaagcaggctccccgcagagcagggcccgacgggatcacaacccgagccgaaggcaggtgcccaACCAGCTAAGCTATTCAGGCGCcctaaatacatatttcttattataaaccCCAAGATCACACCATAGATATGTTTAAATCTTAAGCCAATAGTCACCTTACACTAAAGGGTAAAGAAATCTAATAAATGAAGCTAAATAGAGAACCAAATGAATCTTCTCAAACAGGTTTCCTGGGGCCTTATGTACCCCAGGTCTGCTGGCCTGCCTGCCCTGCACAGTAAGAGGACCGCGACTGAGGACGGCTGTCACCATCACCGGCCCCAGAGCTGTCCTCGCCTCCCTCTCCACCCGGAAGCGtccccctctcctgctgtccTTTACCCCTGGGCCATGTGCTCAGTCAGGGTCCTCCCTAGTCAGCCCATGGTGCAGCAGGTGGAAAGCCCACCCAGGCAGGAGTAAAGGGTAGCCAGCTGGCACCTGAACATCTCTCCTACTGTCATGACCACGTAAAAATGGGAGGTAGAACATCAGGATCCTGGAGGTGTGGAGATTCCTATTAAGAGGCTGGAGATGGgaacacctggggggctcagtcaccGGCTGTcttccttccgctcaggttatgatcctggtgtcatgggatcgagccacacatcgggctccctgcttggcggggagctggcttctccctctccagctcccccatgcTCTCGTGTTTCCTCtcgatatctctctctgtcataaataaaaatgaaatcttaaaaaaaaaaaaaaaaaaaaaaagaggctggagATGGTGCTGGAGAAGGTCCTGGGTCAGAAATCAGACGATACGCCCCCATTGTGGCAAGTTTGTATGTGTTTGTGGGGAGGGAGTGAATCATTAAGAggcccccagagcccagggaaacagaggctgggggtgggggtccttgCTCTTCCCACATTGCCTGGGGGATCGGCGGGAAAGGTCCTGGGTCTTCAGAGGGATGGATGGGGCCACCCACGGGAAAAGGAGAGGGGATCCAGAAGCCAGGCCAGGCTCTCGTCCCAGGTCCCAGCCTCTCAGGCCCCACTTACAGGGCTGGTCTGGGCATAGCCCTGCTGCTGGAGCTGCAGGGGGAGGTCCCCGGAAGCTCGTCACAGGGGAGGAAAGGTCTGGCACCTTCTCCTTGGGGAGAAGGAGGCTATGGTGGAG from Lutra lutra chromosome 15, mLutLut1.2, whole genome shotgun sequence includes these protein-coding regions:
- the SNAPIN gene encoding SNARE-associated protein Snapin isoform X2, yielding MAPSTPEVWRRPPTPLLRDLQGTARRPGPRRPGRGDSVSQKSPGSVQPAAPRRPLVAHVSATPVPGGPRGTIRAEGMLVMAAASSASVSGAGTPVAGPAGRDLFAEGLLEFLRPAVQQLDSHVHAVRESQVELREQIDNLASGAGREPCGVRCSFLPSPRTVPDQ
- the SNAPIN gene encoding SNARE-associated protein Snapin isoform X1 produces the protein MLVMAAASSASVSGAGTPVAGPAGRDLFAEGLLEFLRPAVQQLDSHVHAVRESQVELREQIDNLASELCRINEDQKVALDLDPYVKKLLNARRRVVLVNNILQNAQERLRRLNHSVAKETARRRAMLDSGVYPPGSPSK